The DNA window CCTCAAAATCTTCCAGTTTAGATGCTGGTCTTCCaattgttcaagaaaatgataCCCGTGTTGGATCAGCAAATTCTAACAGTCAGCTATCTGATTCAGACTCTCCTTGGGATGAACTGGGTCCTGTTGATGATGTGAATTCTGGCAGGAAGGGACTGCAGGGTGTTTCTGTCAAAAATGTGATAGAAAGTTATGCTGATTATAAATCTACCTTCTCTGATGATGATTTCTCAGATTCAGATGAAGAGACTTTGGGCATGACGCCAAAAGCTCAAGGGAAGCCTACGACAAATGAGGAAGATAGCCCAGTATTGCAAGTCCTGGGTGGTTCTTGGTACAGCCGtgaggaaaaaagagaagacaagTTTGGAAATGTTGATGGTTCTAAAAATGGTTTGAAGTTGTTTGGTTCATCTGGAATAAACACCAAGAGTGAAACTTCTTCCGTACATCACATAAAAAGCACTAAACCTCCGAAAACCTATTCTTTTGTACAGGATTCAATTGAGAATGGCACAGACAATTTGATCGTGAACATACTAGGGAGCCTGAAGAAATCTGGCGTTTCTAGGATGCAAGGCTGAAGGATCGCGTGGCGTGAAAGCACCAACATCGTGGCTCCTGAGTCTTTGCATGGAGGTTGGAAAGGTTGACGTATCTGTTGATAAATATTGGAGGGCTTTCAGCTTATGATTCAATAGTTTCAATATCGTTTGGCCATCAGTTCAGTCAATAggacattttatttttatccagGTTGGGAGCAGGGTAAGTGCATCAATTCAGTCCAAGAAAATGCTTATTAATCTGGTCACTGACACAAGGATGATTGGCTCTATGGAGTAAACTTATATCTGGCATCAAATCTGCTCAAGTTTGCCACTGATAGTGATGATCGGTGCTATGCGTATCCTCGTATACGCTCACCTATTTGTAAGCGTTAACGCTACCTGGAAAAAAGCTCCCAGGCCTGTTGCGTATCTTCAAAGTGCTGCGTTGTGACGTTGAATTGACCGTTGtaaaccaaaagataccaatgtaTCCTCCACCGTTTTGCACATTGTTAGGTCATAGTATAAAAATATCCCATATCGTTCAGTATCAAGTTGTCTGATTTATAAGCATCAGTCTATTGACTCATTTTCAACCACTTGAGGGGATTTTTAAAGGGCAAAGTAGTGCTGCCATACACTCAAATCTGACAATATCTCGAGTGAATTGGGTTAAACATCGCCGCCTTAATTTCCTCCCcagttttttgtttcttgtttcttatCTCTCCTTTGTAAATTcactaaaaaagaaaaggatttaTTTGATATTATGGAGGgacccctttttttttgttgaaaatccAAATGTcaataatttttagtttttatagatAACACAATAATTCTAATGTTAGCCAAAATTGCAATTCACAGTGGAAGTGGAAGCATGAGAATCATAGTTGGAAATAAATATGGATTTATAATGAGAAAAATTAGGAGGGAATGCATTCGACAAAGCAAAGTCATATATAGCTGTAGAGGAATAGAAAAAGGTTTTATTATCAAAACGCACCAAAATATTCCATCAATTATGCTGATGCCCGCTTTATACTAAAAAAGTGACAGACGGACACCAACACTATTTGACCATAACACAAAATTCACCCACACCTCTCCTTTAGTCCTTACACGTCCATCTCTCTCCCGAGCCACATCAAACCAaccaataaacaaacaaaccaaaagCCTACCAAAGGAATGGCTGCTCCATACTCCGTAGGTCAGCATTACCAAAACCCAGAAAGAACTAGCATAATTCGTCTGTAATTCTCTATACCCATTTCTCCCAAGCCAAAGAAAATTCATAAAAAGGGGAACTTTTGCTTTACtttctttggaaaaaaaatggatCTTTGTTTCAGCTTCGTTGATTTCTAGAGCGTGATTGCGGAtctattgattatttttctgGGTagtgattgattgatgatatttgCATGCGGTTTTATTAGATTCAGTTAATTGGAATTCTTGTACGGGGGGTTGGGGAGTCATGACGCCAGATCTGGTGATGTAATTGCAAGAATCAAAAGTTTAGTTTCTCGTTAAATTACACGTGACGTCGAGACAACAAAGctcaggtggtggtggtgtttggGTATTGGGAATTTTGAAGATGGACTTGGACGATTTTCGATTGGTGTTGGAGAGTTCGGGCGTGGATGTTTGGACTTTCATTGATACGGCGATTTTGGTTGCTTCTTTGGATAACAAGGCTGAGTTGAAGCAGAGGAGGGACAAGATTGTGGAGAGACTCTACGCGACGAGTCTGGTGAGTCGGTGTACAAACTGTGATTTCAATGGCGGTTTGAGGGCTGATATTAAGGCCATCACCGTCGAGAAAGAAAGCAGCCCTGAAGTCAAACCCCGAGGCTCGCCTTCTACGCCACAGTCAATCAATGGAGATGATGATTTGGATCCATATGGAGGGTTGTTCGATGATGAACAGAAGAGGATTCTTGAAATCAAGGAGCATCTTGAAGATCCTGACCAGGTTTTGGATTTAATTGTCCTCTTCAACTAATCGATTTGTTAATCTTTTGGTTCATGTTTTTCTGGGTTTGATTTGcagtttcacttttttgttttggtggtCTGTTTCAGTCTGAAGATTCTTTGGTGAATTTGCTTCAAAGTTTAGCAGATATGGATATAACATTCAAAGCTCTCAAGGTAATTTTACAACAATTATCATACTGTTAGATTATATTTCTTTTCTGGCTAACTGTTTCTGGATTCAATTCTGTTTGTAGGAGACTGATATTGGAAGGCATGTGAATCGCTTGCGAAAGCATCCATCCAATGAAGTTAAGAGACTAGTGAAGCATCTCGTCAGGTTTTGAAGAATcaaaattatgtgaaatacgtattaatttctaattaaTTTGTTGCTGAATGGGTATATTGCAGGGTTtaattttgttcttattttcttgtttgtttctcAGGAAATGGAAGGATATTGTAGATGAGTGGGTAAGGTTGAATCGGCCAGGAGAAGTTGCATCCTCTACACTCATGGGTAATGTTATCAtggaatgaataaaataaattttcattctcattctgGGAAACTTTTTAGAAAGTGAAATGCAGATTAGTGTAGAGAGAATAAGCTGAAAATGGCTGTTAACGATAATGTTTGCAGCTTATGGAGATTCACCCCAGCAGAAAATCAGCCAAAATGGTCATCATCAGGTTAAAGAAAACTTTTCATCCTGATTACTATGATTGGGAAAGTTGTTGACGATTGTGCCTTAAGATTATTGGTTAGTCCTTTCTAAGATTCTATTCATTTACTGCAGGTTCCTGATTTTGCATACTCTCCAAATCCCCACAGTAAGTATAGAATCAGATTCAAAGCTGGGTTTTGATCCTCGGTccatttactcttttttttgattgattgtAGATGGGAACATTTCTGAACCGGAACGGAAGCCGGAAGTGATCCCTATAAAAGAAACTCCGGCTAAACCCAACCGGTCTCCTTTTGCATCTGGATCTGCTCCTCAAAGTTTCCTGGTAGCTTTATGACTAAATTGAcgtcttgtttgattgcttgtaACTTGCTAGGCCTATTCACCCTTTATCATATGTTGCAGAGACAGAGAGAACAAAAAGATAGCACATTTGATTCAAACAAGCTGGCC is part of the Tripterygium wilfordii isolate XIE 37 chromosome 7, ASM1340144v1, whole genome shotgun sequence genome and encodes:
- the LOC120001579 gene encoding uncharacterized protein LOC120001579 codes for the protein MPGVRIESPSIIPSDSPWDELGPVDDVNSGRKGLQGVSVKNVIESYADYKSTFSDDDFSDSDEETLGMTPKAQGKPTTNEEDSPVLQVLGGSWYSREEKREDKFGNVDGSKNGLKLFGSSGINTKSETSSVHHIKSTKPPKTYSFVQDSIENGTDNLIVNILGSLKKSGVSRMQG
- the LOC120001215 gene encoding probable mediator of RNA polymerase II transcription subunit 26c, which produces MDLDDFRLVLESSGVDVWTFIDTAILVASLDNKAELKQRRDKIVERLYATSLVSRCTNCDFNGGLRADIKAITVEKESSPEVKPRGSPSTPQSINGDDDLDPYGGLFDDEQKRILEIKEHLEDPDQSEDSLVNLLQSLADMDITFKALKETDIGRHVNRLRKHPSNEVKRLVKHLVRKWKDIVDEWVRLNRPGEVASSTLMAYGDSPQQKISQNGHHQVPDFAYSPNPHNGNISEPERKPEVIPIKETPAKPNRSPFASGSAPQSFLRQREQKDSTFDSNKLASATKRLQDNYKEAENAKRQRTIQVMDIHEIPKPKNAFFGKNRGSGGSHGRHR